The Oncorhynchus clarkii lewisi isolate Uvic-CL-2024 chromosome 12, UVic_Ocla_1.0, whole genome shotgun sequence genome segment tcaatCACATATGAATAAAGGCTGATGTGGGAACTTTTTGATCAATTGGGAATAATCTCATCTCGGTCCTTCTCATGAATATATTACAGGGATGTCTGTGTCGATCTGTGGTAAAGGTTGTTATTACGCTTGGGACTGTGCAGATTAAACCTTTACTCACATCCTTGGGGATGGTAACTTGTGTCGTGATGACGGGACCCCCGATGTCACTGTATGACCCTCGGCCACCTGGAGAGAGACTCAGAATTTATCCTTGTGTGGAAAGTCTCAAAACAACACGAAAACAACTACAGAAGCAACAAAATGAGACATTGATACAAATGTGATTCATTTGCACTCACCAGACTGAAAGGGCTCCCAGGAGGAAGTGTTGTCTTTGAAAATATGAAGGGAGGAAAAGGAAGGATAACAATACATCACACCGTGGCTGACAGACCACATAGACAGACCAACAAAGAACAGAGGGGAGAGCTGGTGGTGCTTACTAGACAGAAAGAACTATACTCTGACCAAAGACACATTCAAACAAGAGTGTAGACAACCATGACCAGAAGAAACTTAGAGAAGACTCACCACCGTATCCACCACTCTGTATTCAGTAGAAcatagggagagaaagacaaattGAGAAACTTATTACAAGACTGAAACATTCATTAAGTAAAATTCTGCTTTAAACGTGTTTGATATTGAGCTCTATAATTTGTGCATATGAATTATTTTCCACTATGCATGTTATTGGTACGGCCCGACCAACCCCGTCAGCGAATCGGAATGGTTTCACCTGAAGTTCATTTGTTAGTTTGGCGGCTCCAGATTACGTATTCAGCTGCTCCTTGGTAACCAAGGAGACAACTGTTGCCAGGCTACAAGAGGCCTAACCAGTGTGTTCGCTTGGTGAAGAGCAGCGCCAGTGTCCAAACCACCATGATTTCACTAGGGCAGGATAATAATCCCAATCCATTTACACACGTACGagtgcatttggaaattattcagacccctttttcaacattttgttatgttacagccttaccataaaatgtattaaattacttttcttcctcaatctacacactaccccacaacgaaaaagcaaaaacaggtttagaaattgttgcaaatgtataaaaaagtgtaaaaaacagaaataccttatttacataagtattcagatcctttgctatgagactcaattgagctcaggtgcatcctgtctcgatcatccttgagatgtttctacaacttggagtccacctgtagtaaattcaattgattggacatgatttggaaaaacaCACCTGTCTAGATAAGGTGCatctgcatgtcagagcaaaaaccaagcaatgaggtcgaaggattgtgccgaggcagactcttcctagagctggcctccggccaaactgagcattcgggagagaagagccttggtcagggaggtgaacaagaacccgatggtcacagagctctagagttcctctgtggagatgggataacatTCCAatgaggacaaccatctctgcagcactccaccaatcaggcctttatggtagtggccagacagaagccactcctcagtaaaaggcacatgacagcctgcatacagtttgccaaaaggcacctaaaatactctcagaccatgagaaacaagattctctggtttgatgaaaacaagattaaactctttagcctgaatgccaagcgtcacttctggaggaaatcAGGCACTGTTCATTCCCTGGCCaaaaccatccctacggtgaagcatggatggcagcatcatgctctggggatgtttttcagcggcagggaatgggagacttgccaggattgaggaaaagatgaacgaagcaaagtacagagatccttgattaaaacctgctcctgtgagctcaggacatcagactggggcgaaggttcaccttccaacaggacaacgaccctaggcacacagccaagacaacgcaggagtggcttcgggacaagtctctgaatgtccttgagtggcccagtcagagcccggactttaacccgatagaacatctctggagagccctgaaaatagctgtgcagcgacgctcaccatccaacctgacagagcttgagaggatctgcagataagaatgtgagaaactacccaaatacagatgtcacaagcttgtagcatcatacccaagaagacttgaggctgtaatcccAGCTTCAACAAAGTTCCCGAGTAAAgcgtttgaatacttatgtaaatgtgttttttcccCCATAAATgcacaaacatttataaaaacctttgattgcattgtcattatgaggtagtgtgtgtagattgatggggggggactaattaatcaattttagaataaggctgtaacataaaatgtggaagaagtcaaaggGGCTGAAAAggttccgaatgcactgtaactaaAACCATTAAAATGCGTGTTCGACTTGCCTACTATTAAAACAACAGGCAACAGACTGAAGCTCTGTCACTCATCCATGCTAAACCCTCATCTAAAACACTTAAAATGCCCAGGTCACTCACCATGCTGTCGTAGCGGTCTCCTGGTCTTCCTCTCCTGTCGCTGCTTAGataagaagggagggagggtgttgGGGTTAACATGACAAGAGAGGGATCAGTTCACCACCTCTGATGGACTGAAAGCAGCCCCCAAACCAATGGGCTGACAAGTCTGTACTACAAAAGAGTGATACCAGTCCTCCTGAAAGTGTGAAGAGCTAAGTTGTTTTTAAAATCTGTTGATAAGAAGACACTGACATTGTGTTCTTATAGTCATCTACTCATGGGATGAGCGGTCATGTTAACAAAATAACTACCGTGTCATGGGTAGAACCGTATTGACGGTCATTAAATCAACAGAAAAGGATTAAACACAACATTTGACAGAGATAGTAATCGCCACATCTGAGTGAGCCATTCTCCAATTGACTAACTCGATTTGGAGAGGTGAAGGAGTTCCACCCTAACCAATCTGCAGGTGCTGCCTTTGTTTTACACAAATGACTTACTTTGGTCTGTCGTCCATGTTGCCGTGATAGCTCTGATGAGAGAACCGGTCGCCTCTGCAACCACACGACAGGGTCAACATGACTCAGTGGAAATGTGTCAGAAAAGATTCCTTTAAAGGATTAGTCCAACAAAATAGGTTCATGTTCATTCTAGTTCTATGTACTCAGGCACAGCGAAGGCACATGGTTATAAACGCCACTGAGTGACTGATAAGGGGATAAGAGGTAGCCATAAACAACAATTGAAAGGAAGTCAAGTTCCTTACCCTCCTCTTGGGGGTGGTGGTAgggggaggggcaggtttcgAGCCCGGCTCCCTCCACGCCCTCTGGTAGGCAGGGGAGGGGGCGGTCCCCGGAGAGGGCTCAAGTCATCATAGTCCCGCCTGGAGGAGGGCATGGGTCGGCCGCCGCGGCCGGGGGGCATGCGCTCAAAGCCACCCCGGCCCCGTACGGGGAACCCCCCCATAGGCCGCCGGCCTCGCTCCTCGAACATCATGGTGAAGCCGCCGTAGTCGTATGTCTCGTCGTAGAAGTTGGGGTCGTAAGGCTGGGCGCGCCCTTTGATAGGAGCCTGAagatagagaatagagaatacTATGAGACCATTGTTGAGATGCTACatataactgccaaaataaaggaaatgaGGGcaacaaagtatattgaaagcaggtgcttccacacaggtgtagtTCCTGAGTTAAATGAACAtaccatcatgcttagggtcatgtataaaaatgtccagttgcccattattttggctaccatggctagaataGATCTCAGTGAGTTTGAAAGaagggtctcaaaggagcatatgggtttaaagggtgtgtgtgttgtcagtcacCAGATTTCAAATCAATtcaacacttatgggagattctggagcggcacctGAGAGAGTTTTCCACCACCAAATGATGTAATTTCTcgtggtgtttcctttattttgccaGTTACCTATATAAATTAGTTTTGCTCTGGAACGACTACAATACAAGTAGTCTGGAACGActactctccttcactgcagccgaggtgagtaagacatttaaacgtgttaaccctcgcaaggctgcaggcccagatggcatccccagccgcgccctcagagcatgcgcagaccagctggccggtgtgtttacggacatattcaatcaatccctataccagtctgctgttcccacatgcttcaagagggccaccattgttcctgttcccaagaaagctaaggtaactgagctaaatgactaccgccccgtagcactcacatccgtcatcatgaagtgctttgagagactagtcaaggaccatatcacctccaccctacctgacaccctagacccactccaatttgcttaccgcccaaataggtccacagacgatgcaatctcaaccacactgcacaatgccctaacccatctggacaagaggaatacctatgtgagaatgctgttcatcgactacagctcggcattcaacaccatagtaccctccaagctcgtcatcaagctcgagaccctgggtctcgaccccgccctgtgcaactgggtactggacttcctgacgggccgcccccaggtggtgagggtaggcaacaacatctcctccccgctgatcctcaacactggggccccacaaggttgcgttctgagccctctcctgtactccctgttcacccacgactgcgtggccacgcacgcctccaactcaatcatcaagtttgcggacgacacaacagtggtaggcttgattaccaacaacgatgagacggcctacagggaggaggtgagggccctcggagtgtggtgtcaggaaaacaacctcacactcaacgtcaacaaaactaaggagatgattgtggacttcaggaaacagcagagggaacacccccctatccacatcgatggaacagtagtggagagggtagcaagttttaagttcctcggcatacacatcacagacaaactgaattggtccactcacacagacagcatcgtgaagaaggcgcagcagcgcctcttcaacctcaggaggctgaagaaatttggcttgtcaccaaaagcactcacaaacttctacagatgcacaatcgagagcatcctggcgggctgtatcaccgcctggtatggcaactgcaccgccctcaaccgtaaggctctccagagggtagtgaggtctgcacaacgcatcaccgggggcaaactacctgccctccaggacacctacaccacccgatgtcacaggaaggccataaagatcatcaaggacatcaaccacccgagccactgcctgttctccccgctatcatccagaaggcgaggtcagtacaggtgcatcaaagctgggaccgagagactgaaaaacagcttctatctcaaggccatcagactgttaaacagccaccactaacactgagtggctgctgccaacacactgacactgactcaactccagccactttaataatgggaattgatgggaaatgatgtaaatatatcactagccactttaaacaatgctaccttatataaatgttacttaccctacattattcatctcatacgcatacgtatatactgtactctttatcatcgacggtatccttatgtaatacatgtatcactagccactttatactatactatgccactttgtttacatactcatctcatttgtacatactgtacccgataccatctactgtatcttgcctatgctgctctgtaccatcactcattcatatatccttatgtacatattctttatccccttacactgtgtacaagacagtagttttggaattgttagttagattacttgttattactgcattgtcggaactagaagcacaagcatttcgctacactcgcattaacatctgctaaccatgtgtatgtgacaaataaaatttgatttgatttgatttgatttgatgtcaacAACTGTTGTAAATGGAAtatataaaaacaaacaaaaagcatCTGCTGTTATTATACAAGTACAATTCTAGTTTGACTGACTCATTGAGTTTCCATGTTTAGACACTGGTGATGGTGGTGAAGTGTGTTGCGGTCACTGGCTCAGAACTGAACTCACAAGAGCTGACACAATTACCGTATAATCCTTTTACCGACAATTATAGAAGACATAAAGTAGGGGGTTTAAAAATCAAATAAATTGTGGAACGAACAGTTGACTAAACACTGGGCGGCCAGGCATTTGTGCAGTCGCGTCAGTTTCCACGGTAACAAGGACCCTTTACAACACAATGAAACTTTGTAgctccttgctgaaacaagcaatGTGTTGTAGAAAATGAGTCTTTGGTTGCTTGATGAGTTGgcaatttgaatcagctgtgtagtgctagggcaaacacCAAAACATGCACACAGGGGGGTCACCAGGTCAgcgtttgggaaaccctggcccAGGCAACAGCCCTCTGTCTGCAGAAGCACAGCACATGCAGTCAGGAAAAGAGGAGAACATGTGTGTGCTAAAATTTATCTGCACGCTATTAAAACTACTTTATAGTCATTTAGCTGACCAATaagtcatccaaaattccatgaccgtcACAGACCTAACTCTCACCCACCTCAGATACCAACTCCAGGATAACTTTGATGCAATCGACAACACGGTCTGGCTTTCCTCCAACCAGAACCACTCGGTCAGTGGAGTGAGGACAGCACTCCTGGAATAGCTTGATGGTAGTCTGGGTGTTCTGGTGGAGACATGAAGCCCAGCATGAAATAGACCCATAACACAACAGGAAGACGCAGCACAATGCCATATGTTCAAAATGGGTTTGACCAGTCTTCAGCTGTGAGCATTAAATGAGATCGTCAATACATTCCCCATAACCATTTGTGGACAAGTGGGCAACAAAGAAAACCTGTTAGGGCAGATCAAGCACATGCAATCTATGCACTTCAGCTAATTCTTGTAAATGAGTATGGACTGAGTCAAGTCAGCATTTGAAATGAGTGGGATCCCATCTTACCTCTCTTAACTCCtttattttggtacccttcaccccAATGATGCCTCCGGCCAGACTCTGATGGATCAGCAAACGGAGCTCGCAGTCAAAATCAATCCCGTTATAATGCTGGTACTAGGAAAAAACAGGTACAGATCAGTCAGGTGAAAGAAAGCCTTTAGCTCTTGACTTTGAGGATTAGGACAAAGATAAACCTATACGTGTATATCTCTGGTGGCCGCGGGGCACTCACCTCTTCCAGAGTAGGGATAATCTTCAGCAGAATCTCTCCGATAGTCTCAATATCTGCACTCACACTCAGGATCCTGGTAAGGAATTACATGTGGCCAAAGGCAACAAGGCAAAACAGAGGGAGGACAAAaagcaaaaaataaagaaaaacttacTTCCAGACTAACATGAATATGAAGCAGAGCTAAAAAAATAACGtttaaaaacaaaaagaaaacgAAGACTTTCCCAACACTGGACTGAAATGTGAGCAACTTGATGTGCGCTCATTTATCTCACATCCAACAAGAGAGTGAGGCTTTAGGATTACAACATGAAGCACAAGGCTGACCACtgtctgtagggggggggggggggctctgtctGGAGGGGGCTCTgtctggagggaggggggggggggggggtctttttaACCATCACCACCAGCACTTGAGGGGGAAGAAAGAAAAAAGTTAATAAAAAAACCTGCCATCACAATCGTGCCACCGGCACACATTCTCAGTGACAGGGAGTCGGAAGGTAGAAGAGAAACAAAATAAAGAAAGCAGGGGGGATGTGAGTGGTAACCATTAGGTGGTGGACAGGATAGAGGGTGGAATGAAAGGTTCGGCAGGCAGTCTGGACTgatggggggggacagagaggggagaaaccTAACGGAGGATAGAGAAACCCAACGGAGAGATGTAGCAcaaggggggaaaaaaagagaacAGTGATGAGTTAGAGTGGGCGGAGCTTGAGCACTCAGATCATGAACAGTGATGTTGAGAACAgtggggtgggggaggggcaGGGAGTAGCAAGGTGGGCCACAAGGACAGAGTGGGAAAGATCATTGGCTTTCCACAAATCACAATTAAAAATACCACAGAAAGCTAACAGCAGCCAACAGCTGGGCTCCTCCCATTTAATATGATCTACTGAAAGTGGGTTCATTGATTTCATTTCTAGTGACAAAAAGGTCCAAATTAAATGGAAATACTTGAATGTGGGGGAAGAAGGGTAGAGGGGGGGAGAAGACAGAACAATTCAAATGGAACAATACACGTCTCTTgataaagggagagggagggggggggttctATATGTAGAAAATGTTCAAATGAAACAGAAGGCAGGCTATCAAAGACATGTGTTTTTCTCTGTTCTAATCAGGCAGTGAGGCAATAACTGGTGGGACATACCGCTCTGGGCCACTGCTGTCAGGGACAGATACACTGGCATTGTACTGCATTGGCCGTGGAGGTTGGCATTGGGCAAGGGCATTCAATCACAAGATGTCAAGTAAGGTGCCCGTTTAGGGAGGGGCACGTTTGTGGGCGGGCGGCGGGGCGGGGCAGGGCCAACCGGGGTGTCAGGTGGGCGGGCGTTCAGGGGCGAAGGTTGGGCCAACGTCAAGGTGGGCAACGCAGGAGGGGCATGTCGATCCAGTACATGGGCAACGGAGGaaggtggccaaaaataacaaagtaaaggagagggaagagggggagaaggaataCATTTTAATTGAATACACGCTATACTCCACTATATAGCTTCCaaaaaaaactaaactaaactaaaaaaaGATGGTGAGTGCACAAGAAAAAGGGCAGCTGGACTAAGCCAGCTCTTCCAAAGACACTTAGCTAAATGGACTGCATAGATACTACAGAAGCTGTAATATACTATAGGTCCGCTCAGGCTTTGAGACACCTGTTTAAAGGGGTTTTTATGGCATCGCCACAGTCCGGTATTGCTTCAGGGATGTAAGGGGCATTAGAAATCACGTTCAGAGACTAGTAGAGGATAGTTCCCTTTTATTGGAAACACAAGAAAAATGCCCACACCCACACTCTTCCCCAATCTGATCCAATCAAGCCAAACCATGTCTGTTCACATGAGCCAACCTATAGATGTGTGTCATTTGGGAAAGAGAATCTGACTACTGTACAAAAACATCGCAAATATCCCTCCAAGTGTTCACAGACATGCAACATTTGAccaattccacagtaacagaatGATGCAGACTGCAatttttcattttaaaatgtaaaccaacaaaaaaaatacaattaatgcaacaaaaaaacataACTCGACCATCCATTTGCAAATGCAAAATTCGGTAACAGAATGATGGCACAAACCTTCCTTCTGTTAAACTTTGCAGCTGCActgttcaagtaaatgtgttttttgttAAATGTTCAGTGGAAATTTTTGAAAGTAGTCCATGTGCATAGAGTtctatggtttgtttaactttccAAATCATTGGTTtgtgtttgacatacattttaaagtaaaaCATCTAAGTCTCTGCATCATTCTGTTAATGTGGAATTGATCCAATCAAGTCAAACAATATATTCAGATAACAGAATGATTGGCTATAGATGGGAGATGAGATATAGATAGATGTGCGTGTGTATATATAAGAGGGACACTATTTAGTACAGGGGTTACATTTCTTTAATAGGACACATAAGGGTTGTCATTAGAATGGGGTAATTGGATACCATAATGTCTATGAAAATGTCAGGTTTATAaggacaaaaatatagctttacAGCAAATCCCCCAGCGGAGGAAAGAATTTGACAATGCCAACTGTACTCACGTCTGTGCGTAAGGCTTTTATATTCTTGCCACCCTTTCCGATAACAGCTCCAGCATTCTGAGGAGAAACAAGTGTTTCCTTAGGAACAGAGTAATGGGTCTGAGAGTCCGCTGAATGATATGAAACTTGGAAGATGGGATGTGATTAGCAAAACTCAGAACACCAGAAAAAACACCTACCTATCCAGGAAGACGGAGATACCATTGCGTATTTTacacagtaaacaaacaaaaatctaGGGAATTCCTGATTTAAAAGCAATAGGGCTACAATCCCATTTCTGTTGCAAGGCTTACTTTGCTCTGCAGCAGTACCCGCAACTCCACCATCTCATCAGTGTTGCGAGAGCGCTTGAAGGACTGCTCCTCCTCCATGTCCTCGGCAGGGCGTTTTCCTGGAGGGAGAAACCTGGAAAGTTAGCCTAATGCTATGTTCTTCCCAATACGGGTTCCAGCCAAAAGCCAGGCGACAGCATCCACCCAGCCCTTACCAGTCCACTTCCTGGATTAAAATTAGGTGGAACTGCTCCAGAAATAGCAGTGACCTGGACAAGAGAAACACATGGCCATCTGACATGCACACATGGTGCCAGCATGTAGCTATACCAGTAGTCCAGGGATTTACATTAAAGTCTGAAAAGTACCTGCCCATCAGGCAGGTCAGCAGTAATTTTTGGTTGCCCTTCACTTGCCCAAAAATTGTAATTAGCTATTTACACCCAGAAGTGCAATATATTGCAGGCCTTTCACCTACACATAGGGGAGGAACCAGAAAAATTAGTAATTGAATTATTAGTATTTTGGTTGTTATTCGAAATAAATAACATATCAAAGCAGGCTTAACTTGCCATAAATTGTCTGTATTTTACATAAATAACGGGGAGGAACCAGAACGATCAGTTTTAGGCTACTGGAATTCTTTAAAAAGGTTTGATTGTTTGGTTCACTTGCCCAAGGAAAATCAAAGCATCCCTTAATGTCAATCCCTGTAGTCCCTTCTGACTGATAACAGCTATTAGAGAAAGGCAGTGTTATATTTCTAGTCTAATCAAGGCAAATGCATGACTTACACACAGCTTTGATGCGGCACTGCCAAAGTAGCCTACAATAGCTTTACCGTTAGTGTCAGTGTTGCTGAAAGTGGTCTCTTCTTCCTGCTGCTCGATTTCTGTCTCCATTGTCTTGCACCAGCGGTGAAATGAGAACAGGCTCCTCACTGTGGATCTGCTGTGTGAAGGCAACAATGTAAAATTAGGCTATGCCTTTTGAGGACACTGAGGCTGCGTCAGACAAGACCGAGGGAAACTCACCTCACGATAAAAGCCTCACCAATCCAATCTTGTCACTAATCAAACCTGTTGCCACCTTGCCCCTATTTACAATTTTAATTCCTATTAATTCTTGGCCACAGGATACACAAAAGTGTTCTCTACTATAATACAATGGAATGTATCCCAAATCACTGCCCTTGATATGAGTGGTTACCACTTGACATATCATGATAACTGGGCTAAAATGAaaaaagtaccccccccccccccccaaattgtAGGAGGTAGTTTGAGTCATTGTGAACCGCTAGCTAGGTAGTTATGTGGGTGTAGTATTCTCTGCCTCAAATATTATGAAAACCTATTTCTGGATGCCTGCAAGCCAATGAGTTACATTAACAAAGAACTGGATGATGACATTAGCTAGATACTTAGCTAACGTTCGTTGACTACTGACGCAGATGTTACTACTAGCAGCTGTTAACTAGGGAACTAGACAACATGCTAATGTTATACATGGAAACACGAAGTAATCTAGCCAAATTAACGTTTGCTATATAGAGGAGCTAGATTTCCGGTGTTGCTACATTGAAGGCTTAATTAGTTAACGTTACTTGcttctgcacacacacatatagattaACGTTAGCTAACGGCTAGATTACTTTTTTTTTAGTCAGCTAAATTGGTTTAACGTTAGTTGTCTGACTAACGTTAACCAGCAGTCTTAACCTGTATTAACTAACGCGAAACGATAGCCAGGTAACGTTAGTTATTATCACATTAGCTAACAACCTGGCTGCGTTAGTTAGCCACCagcagctaacgttaactagatGACTAACTACTCATCTGTACAAGTAGCTAACATACATACGCTGTAGATTACAGTGTAacgttagtgtatgtaaacggcCTAGTGTCGTTTAACAATTGGCTGAATAAGTTAACTTGCAGCACATAGAGTCCAAATAATTGTAATACTTAACTAATGTTAGCTGACGTTCTCAAAAGGGCAAAACAAATatggtatctagctagctagatagctagctaaattagctaggctagattgctaacgttagctacatagCTATCTACCGTTCGTTAGCGTAGCTAATATTAGCGATAGAGTTCACGAGGCTTATCCCCAACAGAGCCTAAAATTAATTTAATTCTCATTGACCGATTACAATGCAAATGAACTAACAAACAACCTCTTTATAATTTAACTTTAACCACAAACCTAAAAAATTTAAACAAAATATTGAACAAACCTCCAGCCAAACCGCGTTCTCCACAGCAATTTCTTGTCCTGAAATTGTCAGCAACTAAAACCTTCCGAATACAGTGAAACAGCAAAATAGGGAGTCAGTCTACTTTCTTCTTTCACTGATTGGAGAGAGCAGGTTCGAGATTGGGTATGTCAGTTGTCTCTCAAAGTCAACACGTCTTCAAAGAAATGTAAGAGGTCGACAAATTAGCGACGCCAGGCACGAACCTTTGATTTACCAATCATGCAGAGCTATGTGGGAGTCGTTATAGCAACTGGGCGGGACTTACAAGTCCCGAGCCCCAGAGACGGTGCCTATCAGTACCTACCACTCAGTGGCGACCCTTCATTCAGGACGAGTGAGGCTCCACAtttttagcaacaaaaaaaacaaccaaacaattattatttttttaatgtaattaggggggcttgcctgttttacatgttattttggcattaatagtgtcacaaatcagtttgcaaacaatgtaaaaaaaaaaaaaaaaagaagaatatATAATTcggttaataaagctgcatacacacatggtctcttttttgttttcttgcatAAAGCAGCTCCacaatgcaggtgtttcagcctagctcagtgctttctgtggtggtggggcgaaccagcagaaaataggagcattgcgccatgattggctcagtgtt includes the following:
- the LOC139422784 gene encoding heterogeneous nuclear ribonucleoprotein K-like isoform X2 — encoded protein: METEIEQQEEETTFSNTDTNGKRPAEDMEEEQSFKRSRNTDEMVELRVLLQSKNAGAVIGKGGKNIKALRTDYNASVSVPDSSGPERILSVSADIETIGEILLKIIPTLEEYQHYNGIDFDCELRLLIHQSLAGGIIGVKGTKIKELRENTQTTIKLFQECCPHSTDRVVLVGGKPDRVVDCIKVILELVSEAPIKGRAQPYDPNFYDETYDYGGFTMMFEERGRRPMGGFPVRGRGGFERMPPGRGGRPMPSSRRDYDDLSPLRGPPPPLPTRGRGGSRARNLPLPLPPPPRGGGDRFSHQSYHGNMDDRPNSDRRGRPGDRYDSMSGGYGDNTSSWEPFQSGGRGSYSDIGGPVITTQVTIPKDLAGSIIGKGGQRIKQIRHESGASIKIDEPLEGSEDRIITINGTQDQIQNAQYLLQNSVKQYSGRFF
- the LOC139422784 gene encoding heterogeneous nuclear ribonucleoprotein K-like isoform X4, producing the protein METEIEQQEEETTFSNTDTNGKRPAEDMEEEQSFKRSRNTDEMVELRVLLQSKNAGAVIGKGGKNIKALRTDYNASVSVPDSSGPERILSVSADIETIGEILLKIIPTLEEHYNGIDFDCELRLLIHQSLAGGIIGVKGTKIKELRENTQTTIKLFQECCPHSTDRVVLVGGKPDRVVDCIKVILELVSEAPIKGRAQPYDPNFYDETYDYGGFTMMFEERGRRPMGGFPVRGRGGFERMPPGRGGRPMPSSRRDYDDLSPLRGPPPPLPTRGRGGSRARNLPLPLPPPPRGGGDRFSHQSYHGNMDDRPNSDRRGRPGDRYDSMSGGYGDNTSSWEPFQSGGRGSYSDIGGPVITTQVTIPKDLAGSIIGKGGQRIKQIRHESGASIKIDEPLEGSEDRIITINGTQDQIQNAQYLLQNRHVLAPFPRLR
- the LOC139422784 gene encoding heterogeneous nuclear ribonucleoprotein K-like isoform X8, producing METEIEQQEEETTFSNTDTNGKRPAEDMEEEQSFKRSRNTDEMVELRVLLQSKNAGAVIGKGGKNIKALRTDYNASVSVPDSSGPERILSVSADIETIGEILLKIIPTLEEYQHYNGIDFDCELRLLIHQSLAGGIIGVKGTKIKELRENTQTTIKLFQECCPHSTDRVVLVGGKPDRVVDCIKVILELVSEAPIKGRAQPYDPNFYDETYDYGGFTMMFEERGRRPMGGFPVRGRGGFERMPPGRGGRPMPSSRRDYDDLSPLRGPPPPLPTRGRGGSRARNLPLPLPPPPRGGGDRFSHQSYHGNMDDRPNDRRGRPGDRYDSMSGGYGGGRGSYSDIGGPVITTQVTIPKDLAGSIIGKGGQRIKQIRHESGASIKIDEPLEGSEDRIITINGTQDQIQNAQYLLQNRHVLAPFPRLR
- the LOC139422784 gene encoding heterogeneous nuclear ribonucleoprotein K-like isoform X6; the protein is METEIEQQEEETTFSNTDTNGKRPAEDMEEEQSFKRSRNTDEMVELRVLLQSKNAGAVIGKGGKNIKALRTDYNASVSVPDSSGPERILSVSADIETIGEILLKIIPTLEEYQHYNGIDFDCELRLLIHQSLAGGIIGVKGTKIKELRENTQTTIKLFQECCPHSTDRVVLVGGKPDRVVDCIKVILELVSEAPIKGRAQPYDPNFYDETYDYGGFTMMFEERGRRPMGGFPVRGRGGFERMPPGRGGRPMPSSRRDYDDLSPLRGPPPPLPTRGRGGSRARNLPLPLPPPPRGGGDRFSHQSYHGNMDDRPNSDRRGRPGDRYDSMSGGYGGGRGSYSDIGGPVITTQVTIPKDLAGSIIGKGGQRIKQIRHESGASIKIDEPLEGSEDRIITINGTQDQIQNAQYLLQNRHVLAPFPRLR
- the LOC139422784 gene encoding heterogeneous nuclear ribonucleoprotein K-like isoform X3, translating into METEIEQQEEETTFSNTDTNGKRPAEDMEEEQSFKRSRNTDEMVELRVLLQSKNAGAVIGKGGKNIKALRTDYNASVSVPDSSGPERILSVSADIETIGEILLKIIPTLEEYQHYNGIDFDCELRLLIHQSLAGGIIGVKGTKIKELRENTQTTIKLFQECCPHSTDRVVLVGGKPDRVVDCIKVILELVSEAPIKGRAQPYDPNFYDETYDYGGFTMMFEERGRRPMGGFPVRGRGGFERMPPGRGGRPMPSSRRDYDDLSPLRGPPPPLPTRGRGGSRARNLPLPLPPPPRGGGDRFSHQSYHGNMDDRPNDRRGRPGDRYDSMSGGYGDNTSSWEPFQSGGRGSYSDIGGPVITTQVTIPKDLAGSIIGKGGQRIKQIRHESGASIKIDEPLEGSEDRIITINGTQDQIQNAQYLLQNRHVLAPFPRLR